A segment of the Coffea arabica cultivar ET-39 chromosome 8c, Coffea Arabica ET-39 HiFi, whole genome shotgun sequence genome:
TGACTGCTTGAGAAAGAAAGGGATCATACCAGAAAAGCGGCTCATATTTTTGGCTTTCAGATCTGTATATTCTTAGTGTTGCAAACTTGAATTCTTATACCCTGCAAAGCTGCAACTTTATTATGGCACAGTTTACTTATCGGAGAAATTAAAAACAATTTAAGGTAAAATTGACAAAGAAAATAATGCAGTAAATACCATGAAAATTATGCCTAGAAGTAATCGTATGAATTAGAGGAGACTCAGCTCAAGCTGATTATCCTCATTTATTAATTCTTAGAGAATTTTTGCTGCAGTCATTGCTTTTGGAACTACTTTCTGACTGAAAATTTGTATCAGGTTATGCACAATTCCTTGCATTAAGCCAATTAGATGTCTTGTGCTTGCTGTCGAATGCGACGTTGTGTTGTGTATTATCAGTTGCTCTCTATTACAGCTTTAAAGagtaaattttcaaagttttttttcccttgatgGATGGACTTCTAAAATGTTGGTGCTGATTGTTCATGAGAAAATTTGTAGTCACAAATGAAAATGATAGCTCTAGACTCTAGCATGATTGTTGAAAATTATAATTGTCTTTGTTAGTACCTGGTAGAACTTGAGTTTTTATTGCTTATTCTTTCTACTCCATTATAGTTCTTCAACCATTTGATTCTATCATATATGCATCCTTGATCTTGTGACTTTGCTAATATTGGGTTTTTACTGCTTATTCTGTCTACTCCATTATAGGGCTCCAACCATTTGAAGGATGAAGATGAGCAAGCCCAGCTTGGTGTACCAGTAGACTTTGCTCCAAATGTTTTCCCATCGACATGCACCAACTAACCAAACGCGTAAACTCTCTTTTGGATGGCTCTGCTCTGATGATgagaatgatgatgatgagtaTGTGTTGCTGCCTCCTGTAGATGGCTGCTAATAGATCAATTGCTGAAAGCATATGATTTTCTGCGACTGCACTTCACAAACATCTGATGTTACATGCAAAGTCATCTAAACCATTGTGGTAGCACTACATTGCCTGCAaaatttagggtgcgtttgataaaatttaaGTTTGAAACCGAAATCTGAAATTCGAATCCATTAAGTTTTTGAACTATTAAATACTAGATACGATATATTTGAGTGTGTATGACATTTAGTGActagtgaatagtttatcactcaTTTTGAAAACAAGTTTTGTCTAGTCAATTCattgccacttaattaattaattaattcagacgttttattttttattatcaaacgtatctgaacatgttaagatctgaatctattaaTTTTAAATGATGATTTGGGTTATCAATTAAGGCCTTATTTAGTGGTTCTGATTGAAGTTTTCGTGATTGCCTGTAAATACGACACTTGCAGTAACATTATCAAGCAACATTCTATTTCTAGTAGTAGTTTTCTATGGCcctgtttgataactcaattcaacacttaaatttaatggattcaaattttaacaCATTCAGACCGTTTGATAACCAAATAttaaacatctgaattaattaagtggcactgaatatTTTAGGCAaaacttatttctaaaatttaATGATATGTTATTTACTTATCACCaaatgtgatatgcactcaaatatattagatttaatatttaacaattcaaaaacttaatggattcatatttcagatttcagacttttcagacttcaattttatcaaacacacctcTCTTTAGCTAGCTTCTTATTATAATAATGTCAATTTTAGCTAGTTTTTTATTATAATAATGTCAAGTTCCCTCTGGTAGTTAATGAGTCTTCACAGGGTTATACACCTTAGAGGCTTAGAGATTACATTTTTCGGATGACTGTGAAATTAGTAGTTACACGTACACTTATAACATACCAAGAAAATAGTAATTAAACATAATTTGAAGTAGGAAATTGGCATGAGAAAAGAATAATTAAGACAACCTTTCCCCTTTTTGGCTGATTAGAATACTTGGGGTCAATTGCACACATAGGCTTGTCTTGGACTCAAAGTTATTGGACAATGACCTAAAAAAAGTATTGCACCCAATACAGTTAAGTTGGAGGATAGTTAAAATATCTCCATATATAACCAAACTAAAATGCTTCAATAGTCAggatttataatatacattcaAACAAAAATTGCTTTACTACTAAAGTTGAAAGTAAGTAACATTTAGTTCTATGCTTGAAATTTGCTAAGTTCCAAAAGGTTGAATGCTTGCATTGCAGTCTAGGCGGTTGAAATTCATCTCCTAATTGATCTCTCCCCAAGTGCAGCAATCAAATGGTAGAAAAATCTCAAAGAATAGTATTATTGAAATTAACTAATTCAGTCATTTAACTCTGTAACGAGTAATCCCAGATGCAACTAGCGAGAAGCAGCAACAAGCCTTCTACCATGCATGCATAACAGCATCTTTCTGAGAGAGATTGAGTCTAGAAAatggcaaaagaaaattttagtgattttattAGGTTAATGTTAGCATTTTTCGTCTGTTCTTGACAAAGGTTTTTTAATTTACTTTGTGCAATTTGGCATCAACTATCATGATTTTTTGTTAGtatcatctttttcttttcatctgtcaagatttgttattgatttaactacatttcttgaatttcttgtcTGATAAATAGCATTTAGGTTCAAATTAAACTACTGCATATTTATGCATGGCTAGACACCAAGAAATGTGTTTTATGCACAAGTAGACAACTGATCAACTTGTACTTTTCTTGTCGAAGATATCTATTAATGAGATGAGTAATTAGTTGGAAGTGATAAATATTTGCATCCTAGAGATTGAAACAATGAAATTCAGTCTCGTAATCCACCTCTCCTTCCAAAGCACAATAAAAGAACAAACGATTAACCAGGGATGGTACTTTAGCCACAGCTAAATATTTTTCTCATCAATACAGCTTTTAGCAAGTGTAAAAAATGAGTTGGCTCAACTGTAAAGAACAAATCATTTTCTTATAAAAGATCATGTGTTTGAATTCCGCTACTAATATATGGACTGTAAATCTGTAAGAACCTCTGTAGTTTCGGACACATATTCTGACTCATGATGATAATTGGAGGCAAATCCATCTAAACTTTTTGTCCCACTTGCCCTTATGCATACAGCAAGAACCAGCAACCAACCTTCCTGCAAGCATAAACACCATCTTTCTTATTGGAGTCTTGAAAAAGAGCCAAACTTGAGCTGGACTAATTTCCTAGAGCTACTCCAAATTAATCCCAATTATTGGAGGTGCATGTCCCTGGATTTTCCTTTCATCAAATTACTCACCTATTTCACCACCCTCTATAAATGTGCATGCAATTTTGGGTTTTCATTATCATCTCAATCATATATAGCGTCTTTGCATTCTCACAGTTCGAAGCAACAATGAAGCTTTTCTTCACTATTATGCTGCTTGTTTCACTACTGCTCAGCACCGCCTTTCTTCAAGGCACCATGGCAACTAATTCAAGTAACAGTAGCATTTGTATACTCACTCCATAAATAGCACTAAATAATAGAGTATTTTGACTTTAAATGTTATTTGTACTTCTATTCTTGTTAATCACATTTTCATTGTCATTTTAATCATatagttttcatttattagcTTATATGACAAAACAAATGTTGAAAgcacaaataacaaaaattaaagtgcaaataacattttcctTATGTTGTTAGGCATTCTATGTTACAACACTTCATAATAGTATTGTTCTTTTTTGGTCGACTAACATAATAATATTAGTATTGTCTATCCATAAAATAGTTAATTAGTGCACTTGAATTGAATATTAATAATACAAAGAGTAATGCCTTTGCTACTTAAATTTGCTCAAACCCTTGAAAATGTTCAATTTTGACCATTTTCATGCTAGACCTATGGTcctgaaaattatttattttgtgtGCTAATTTTGGTTAAATTGTATTGGTTTGTCTAAATAGCCTTGTAAACCATGTCATTTGCGTTAATAACTTTGTAGCATTGTACTATGACTTAATTTAAATATAGAAAGGTTTATTATCAGGTCCCAAAGCTCCATCTATGGTACTATTGAATTGTTgcatatttatttattcatctgAACACGTATATTTAAGAGATTAATCTTTGCTACACTATCAATGTATACTAACAAGATTGGATAAATGTCATATtaaatgaatttgaatttaaatatcaaattttatatatgtgaTATATATTTATATCCGTTTGTGTATAAAAGATTTATCGATATTTGGTTCCAGGGCATTGGTCCAACTTTGCCCAATTAATCAGCCGTGAAAGTAATTATATGACTACTACTGCAAAAGGAGGAAAAGTGTTTGGTATGACTTATGCAAGATAGCCAGTTCAGATCCTTCATCTTCAAAGGAAAATCTTTGAAATTATTTCATAAACACAAAATATAACTAACGAGTGGACCTTTCAAAGGGTTCAATCAATGAGTACCTATTGACCACTTgctagaaaaagggaaaaaagggcCTTATGTAGTTTTTACTTTGGTAGaaaaagttgaaaagaaaaaaaatagaaataataaagaatttgtatttttgagagtgtatttcaaaaattacactatAGTATTGTATGCAAAAAACTGTAATtgaaaaaatttccaaatccaaacagTCCTAAAATTGTATTAGATAGGCATTTTAGTGAGGAAAAGCTTGAACCTTTAGGGAGTCAAAACCATAATCaagtgaaattttttgaaattatttttatgaaagACACATTGACGACATCAAATATAacattttatttgccaaaaaaatgtgaaatcaaaagttacactattgaacctgaaaaaaattctcaaatgcaaaaacaagaaaaagaataaattttggattgctattttttgaaatttttatagaaaaatttattataagaattagatgcatttgaaatgaaaaaattattaaaaaatctattcatagaaaatgcaaaaaaattttggatagtttcacaaacctcccctgaggtttctaacactTGCACTGAGACCCCTccaggttttaaaaatttcacctaGCTCCCttgcttttcaaattttggtaaCAATTCAGTCCAATTAGGATTAAAATATTACTACCATGACAGAGATGACATTTATATTCCATGAATACCCTCTTCCTCCCTATATTAGTACAAGATTGCTTGTTAATAAAAAGGTAGACATGATTATCAAAGTTGAAGGGGTATAAATGCAATTAAGGAATATTTCTTCTGTTACACTGAGACATCTTCAGTAGGTGACAGGAATAGGCAACGGTCTGATGCAATCTTTCAACGTCCACAAATTTGGAAACCTCTAAGTGCATATAAACATCTGGAAAGCACATTTTATCCTCAAGCCAAAAGATTGTGAGGAACATTAACAGAAGGCTAAGCTGAAAATATTTAGCAGATTCAATGGCCTCTTCAAGCCAACCAGCAGCATCCTGGAATTCACCCACAACTTTCACTATTAAGAACAGATATTGCTACTGCAATCGCAAGGCCACAGTGAAGATATCAGAGAGGGAAAAGAATTCGAACAAATTGTATTTCTGCTGCTCAAAATGCAGATATTTCAAATGGTATgatggaaaagaagaagaagaatttaaTAGCTGAAGAAGCAACCAAGACACAAACAGGGAAAGGGATATTAGCAGAGCTAGAGTGCTTGGCATTTCAGAAAGGCCATCTGATGTTACCGTGGAACTGCAAAGACAATTTCCAACTCCAAGTGTCTTAAGAAACGTGCTGCTCATCACCAATATGCTACTGTTAGCTATATTCATCCTCATTCAAATAGTAAAATCACTAGCCTGAATTCATGTAAATCTGCTGCAACATTGCAGCAGTTGTAGTATGCCTTTTTTGGTGAAAGCCAAATGAAAGTAGAAGTCTATGTCAGTTAGAATGCTACATAAATCAATGTAAAATCCATGTATGCAGCAGTTTACAGTCATTGTATGAGGTAATTAATAGCACCGGTATGCTAATTTGACAATAGCAGCAGTGATATTATACATGCTAAAATACAATAATCATATCAGTAGTACATATAACATTTCCATCAGTGCAATCCACAGGTACAAAACACCATCTACCAGGACATTTTCTATAGCAGATGGTGAGGATTGCATCACTAATATTGTAAGAGAGTGTGAACTTCCATTAACAAAATATTTCAGCAGTCCTAACTTCTGATACATTTCCATATAGTAGCACCGCATTCAAAAGAAGCTAAGCTAATCATTACATGCTAACTAGTCTGAACTGGCAACTCAAAACTAGTTGCTGAAAGTGCTGGTACTGCTAATGCTATTGGAGTTCACATTTACTGATGCATTCATGCTGACAGATGTAGCATTTGAAGATTTAGAAGTCAATTGAACTGGCACCTGAGGATTGGAGTAGATTCTGGTACTTTTGGTCCTACCAGCACCTCTGACTGTTGAAGTAGAATGAATGTTTGAAGTAGGCCTTCCTCTCTGTAAACATAATAGCATGAAAGTCAAGTTGAGAGCAAAAATCAGATCACAGAACTTGTTATTCTCTTAGACAAGCTTAGTATACAAGTTTTTACCTTTTTATTAGAACTTGCAACAGTAGTTTGACAATTGTTCTGCACGTTAACACCTCCATTATGATCAGTAGGACTAGGATTGCTTCTTTGACTGGAATGAACTATAGATACTGCTCCTTCTGCGTGATCCTGTAAAATGAGAGTACTTGTGAATCTCTGGAAACCTCTGCATACATAATTGTAATAGATAAGGAATGAAACATAAAATTGGCAGCAAAATACCCAAAGAACAACTCCTGATAAGCCCGTGCTGGCCATTCCTCTGCCTAGTCTGCCTCTTCTATTTGTCATCTGTGATAACAACTTCAAATGAGTTGCACATAACAAAAACCAATGTAAAATGATGCAGTTCAGTGATGAGATGAGAAACTACCAGTTCAGCAGGGGTAGCATTTGCAGTCCTTTCTACAACAGGTTGTCCTTTGCAGGTTCTCTTATTATGACCAAAAGCTCCACATGGCCACACTTGAGAGTACTTGACCTTTTTGGTTGTGAAGAGGAAGCTCCCTCATCAGCTTCCCTTCTTCGATTTACTCTTGGTCTACCAGGAGCTCTTCGGAAAAAAGGTGGCAACACAGTTTTTGGGAGTAAATCAGGCATAGTAGGCCATCTTTTTACATCAGGAATAGGATGAATCATTGTTGAGTATGCCTTTAAATACATGTCCTTTGTGAACTAAGCTTTACAGTAATATTCCAATTTTTCTCTCCTAGTGCTGCATATTTACATGGAATTCCAGATATTTGAAAAGTACCACAGTCACAGATTCTTTTGCTGAGATTAACTATGTAGCTTCTGTCCAGATCACCAATCTCGAATGTGTTTTCACTAGCCATATGCATCTCATATTTTCTTGATGCTTGGCTAATTTCTGTGAGTTTCTCAGCAATCCTAGGAGTGATATTAGCAGTCAAAGTGCAACCTTTCTGGTATCTCTTGTGCAATTTTTTTATGAACATTCTCCTCAAACCATCAACTAATGTTAGTATAGGCTTTCCTCTAAGATCACCAACCCAGTCATTAAAGGATTCAGTGAAATTATTTGTTACATGATCACACTTAAGTTGAGATGAGAAGACATGCCTACACCAAGAACTTCTTGGAATTTTATCCAGACATCTCCAAACAGTAATGTTAATATCTTTAATACTTACCATTGCTTCATTATAGCCAACAACATCATAACTTTTTGCTGCCTTCCAAAAGAAACTTCTAAGTAATATTCTTGAAAATTGAGACTTGAAATTGCTGCATATATGCCTACAATAATGTCGTTTAGTTGCATCAGGAAATATCTCCTTATAAGTAAGATTCCATCCCTTCTGCCTATCAGTCATGAAAGTTAAAGGGATGTTATTGTCAAATGGTCCAAAGAACTCTTGAAAGTAATAGAAGAACCACCACCAAGTATCCTTGTTCTCATATTCAATTACAGCAAATGCTATTGGAAATATGCTATTGTTTGCATCCAAAGCCACTGCTATGAGAAGCACACCTCCAAATGGACCTTTTAAGAAACATCCATCAAATCCCACAAAAGAGCTACAACCTTCTAGGAATCTCAGCTTTTGAGCTCTAAAGCTAATGAAGATTCTCAGAAATTTAGGCTCAACTAACAGATTTGGCCTATCATAATGTATTTTACAAATGCTATTGGGATTATTGTTCCTTAACAGTTCAGCATATTTTGGTAGTTTAGAATAAGATTCAGTATGTGTGCCTTCTATTTCATTAAGTACTTTGTTTTTAGATCTGAAAATCTGCATTTTACTTGGTTTCATACCATACTTCTTCAATTTTGTCTCTACACCTTTGCTGGTCATATTAGGATGATCTCTCATGACACCAACCAGCTTCTTGGCCATCCAATTAGATGTGGCTTCAACACAGTGTTTATCCATCACACAAGTGTGCTGTGGTTGGTAACTTTTAATCTGAAAAGTGATATTATCAGCCACTGGTGATGCATGTATTCTCCACTGGCATCCCTCAGCATTGCAGATAGCAGTCACTCTAGATCTCTCATTTTTCAATCTCAGAAGTGGAAAGCCTTTTTGAATAACATAATCTTTCAAGACAGCCCTAAATGCATCCACATTGATAAATAATTGACCCTTCTCAAACTCTATGTCATCTTTAGGATTGTAAATCCACATCTTTGATCCCATCAACTGTCTCATAGGATCATCCCCTTCCTCACTTTCAGAATCAGGAACCATAATTTCTGCTTCATTAtcttcaaaatcagaaaaattagtATCACTGTCCTCACTATCATCATTTGAAACCCTGTCTAGAACTAATTCATCCTCATTGTCGCTATGCAGATTTTGTCTCCACGAAGAATCAGAGCTAGAGTCTCCATACTCATCATCTGAGATATCAACTTCTATTGCTACTGTCTTGTTATTCTGTTTACTAATAACCAGAGTATCTTGCATGTTCTCAGTAGTTGGAATTACTAAGTTATTCTCTTCATCGTAGAAATATTTCCATATCAGAGACATGCAAGTTTATCACTGGTTTagattgatgtattttgaacatctCACTAACTGAATAGTCATCATTACCATCCATCATGCAATTTTTTCCAGGAATTTCACATCTCATCTGCATAATCATGTTAACATTTCTACTTATTTTGCTCAATGCCTTTTCAGTTATATCAAACAACAAGTTAATGTATGAGTAATCACTTGGTCAACAGTTGGAATCCTGATTTTGTTTGTATTACAGTGAACAACAATGTCATATGCAGCAGCAACAGTCCCCATCCTACATTTTCAGATTTGGATGCAAAGTGGTGATTAAATAAAAGTGCATGCTTCATGCCTTTACATTCTTACAGAAACACATGAAATTTTCAGAAACACATCAGCGTACATGTTCACTACAGATCAACATACTTCAACATTACAGAAACTACTAATCAAGCAAAAAAACTACttcataacaaaaaaaatttcacatacTGATTCATAGAACAGGGTCATCATTACAGTCCCGCACCAGAAAAATAAGCTTAGTAAGTTGGAGAGTTGGACCACTTGCCGAAAGTACTGGTAATTTTTATATCATTACAGTTCATATTTGCTAATGCATTCATTCACATTTTTAACAGAAGTTAATGAAATTTCCAGAAAACATCTTCCATGCATCCATCATGCATGAAATTTCAATAAACATATTTAGTTACAGTACTGCATGAAGCAAAAAACATCTTTAGTTTCTTGACACATCTACTGATTAAGCAAAAAACTTCTCCATAACATGTACTTTTTTAACAAACTGATTCATTACAACACTGCATTACAGTATTGCATATCTGAAAAT
Coding sequences within it:
- the LOC140013524 gene encoding uncharacterized protein, which codes for MSLIWKYFYDEENNLVIPTTENMQDTLVISKQNNKTVAIEVDISDDEYGDSSSDSSWRQNLHSDNEDELVLDRVSNDDSEDSDTNFSDFEDNEAEIMVPDSESEEGDDPMRQLMGSKMWIYNPKDDIEFEKGQLFINVDAFRAVLKDYVIQKGFPLLRLKNERSRVTAICNAEGCQWRIHASPVADNITFQIKSYQPQHTCVMDKHCVEATSNWMAKKLVGVMRDHPNMTSKGVETKLKKYGMKPSKMQIFRSKNKVLNEIEGTHTESYSKLPKYAELLRNNNPNSICKIHYDRPNLLVEPKFLRIFISFRAQKLRFLEGCSSFVGFDGCFLKGPFGGVLLIAVALDANNSIFPIAFAVIEYENKDTWWWFFYYFQEFFGPFDNNIPLTFMTDRQKGWNLTYKEIFPDATKRHYCRHICSNFKSQFSRILLRSFFWKAAKSYDVVGYNEAMVSIKDINITVWRCLDKIPRSSWCRHVFSSQLKCDHVTNNFTESFNDWVGDLRGKPILTLVDGLRRMFIKKLHKRYQKGCTLTANITPRIAEKLTEISQASRKYEMHMASENTFEIGDLDRSYIVNLSKRICDCGTFQISGIPCKYAALGEKNWNITVKLSSQRTCI